In one window of Macadamia integrifolia cultivar HAES 741 chromosome 2, SCU_Mint_v3, whole genome shotgun sequence DNA:
- the LOC122064903 gene encoding VQ motif-containing protein 11-like: MLENIIKPPTFETFLPILCVASLLSLFIDPCHGYKPTNNINDDNNNRFSLPPGSDSVSSHTTFVQADPSTFRAVVQRLTGSTDDPSLEKLPVTVPARQTGIKGVFGELGPRKPLFKLLERRQSLRKLEIKLEAASFSCGSGPYSPSAVAAARKKSFMGGRVSEMPLFSPVSPLDLWSQGSPRTPTQRLTLEEEEEKKAIAEQGFYLHASPLSTPRSSEPELLPLFPLHSPRDSASSSSSSPP, encoded by the coding sequence ATGcttgaaaatataataaaaccCCCCACATTTGAAACCtttcttcccattctctgtgtcgCTTCTCTTCTTTCACTGTTCATCGATCCCTGTCATGGCTACAAGCCTACAAACAACATTAACGATGACAACAACAACAGGTTTTCCCTTCCACCTGGGTCTGACTCAGTTTCAAGCCACACTACTTTCGTGCAGGCCGATCCATCAACCTTCCGAGCTGTGGTTCAGAGACTCACGGGTTCCACCGATGACCCATCACTTGAAAAGCTCCCCGTCACAGTCCCTGCTCGACAAACTGGTATTAAAGGCGTGTTTGGCGAGTTGGGCCCTCGAAAACCTTTGTTTAAGCTCCTAGAAAGAAGGCAGAGCCTGAGGAAGCTTGAGATTAAGCTTGAAGCTGCTAGTTTTAGTTGTGGTTCAGGGCCCTATTCACCATCAGCCGTCGCTGCTGCGAGAAAGAAAAGCTTCATGGGTGGAAGAGTAAGTGAGATGCCGTTGTTTTCCCCTGTTTCGCCTCTTGATTTATGGTCTCAAGGGAGCCCAAGAACCCCAACTCAACGGTTAACactggaggaggaagaagagaagaaagcgaTTGCAGAGCAAGGTTTCTATTTGCACGCATCGCCTCTCAGTACCCCGAGAAGCTCTGAACCTGAACTGCTTCCTCTGTTTCCTCTGCATTCTCCCAGAgactctgcttcttcttcttcttcgtcaccTCCTTAG